CCACTTCGTAGTAGTCCAACTCAAACTGCCGGAAAAATCGTTGCAAGCGCTTGTAGTGCGATGCCGACTGGGCCGACCCCATAAATCCGAGCGACAGTTCCTGCAAGTTGACCGTCTTGACTCGAAATAAGGCCACCAAGAACAATGCGAGAAAGCCGATTCGGGCACCATGCCAGTTGAGATAGGGCTGCAAAGTTCGACGAATTTCGCTAATCTGTTCCATAGGAGGGGTTCTCTTGGTTTGTGGTTATTCCTATGAAAACCCCTCCACCTCAGATTTTCAAGCTTTTGTCCTGTACTGAGCATCTTAGAATATCTGGCCAGTGGAATGACCGAGGCAGAAATTCTGGAAGATTTTTCTGAGCTCACCCCTGAAGACATCAGAGCTTGTCTTGCCTTTGCCGCCGATCGTGAGCGTCGAGTTATGATCGCTCCCTTATTCATATAAAGTTACTTCTTGATGAAAACTTGCCACCCAAGCTACCGAGCCATTTGCGTGATCTTTTCCCAAACTACCTATCTCGACAAACTTAGCGAAACCCCTGATCAAGGAGCTTAACCCGTGCAAATCACGATCGATCTTCCCGACGCACTAGAAATCAGTGAGGCAGACCTCCGCACCGAACTAGCGATTTCACTGTTTCAGCAAGAGCGCATCACCCTCTGCAGCGCTAGCCAACTTGCAGGCTTGCATCAAATTGAATTTCAGCAATTAATCGCCAGTCGTGGAATCTGTGTCCATTACGATGTTGAAGAGCTAGAACAAGACCTCAAAAGCCTGCACGAGGAAGGCTGGTAATAATCATTATGTGAATAATTTCAAGCCTAAAATAATTACAGCCTCGTACCGCAACCGCATGATGTGCGTGAGAACATGAATATCAATCTAATCAAAAAGTACGGGTTGGCTGGATTTGTTTTTTTAGGAGCAATGTTGCTGGCCGTCTATCTCTTTATTCTGACTCACGACTGTCCTGCCAGTATTTGTATCAATCCAGTTGCGTATGCACAAAGAAGAGGTAATGCTTGGGTCACATCCAGCAACAAGACTCAAGGTTATCTACTATTAGAAAATAAAAATTTGGCTCCCAGATTTCAAGCAGAGAAATGTTTTTGGCAGGATGAAGCCTATATCTTTCTATGCCAGGCGATCGATAATGAACTGGTGCGGCCAAAAGCATTTAGTTACGCCCTTTCCAGAAGAAATAATCTGAAAAGTTATGTTGGTGGTGTTTTTATTGTGAAAGCAACCAATGGCAAAAAAATAGCTCAGACAATTGTGTGTGAAGCCCAATCTCCTGGAATTCAATTGTTACCACCGCCTCTTGATCAAGAAAGGTGCGGAGCAAACAGTATCCAAGTCGAAGAACAATTCATTCCCTGAAGATTGGAATAGAAAGTTTGTTCTGGCAGTCTTTTCCCAACCCACCCAAACGCAACCAATCCCCTTAGAATGGAGAATGCACAAAAATTGGGTTTTACAAACGGTCTTCTATGAGCGTTCGAGTTCGCATTGCACCAAGTCCCACCGGCAACCTTCACATCGGTACCGCCAGAACAGCCGTCTTTAACTGGCTCTACGCACGGCACCAAGGCGGCCAATTCATTCTGCGGATCGAAGACACCGATCTAGAACGATCGAAGCCAGAATACACCCAAAACATCCTAGAAGGCTTGCAATGGCTCGGCTTGAACTGGGATGAAGGCCCCGTTTACCAA
This genomic interval from Alkalinema sp. FACHB-956 contains the following:
- a CDS encoding UPF0175 family protein; translated protein: MQITIDLPDALEISEADLRTELAISLFQQERITLCSASQLAGLHQIEFQQLIASRGICVHYDVEELEQDLKSLHEEGW
- a CDS encoding type IV pilin-like G/H family protein — translated: MNINLIKKYGLAGFVFLGAMLLAVYLFILTHDCPASICINPVAYAQRRGNAWVTSSNKTQGYLLLENKNLAPRFQAEKCFWQDEAYIFLCQAIDNELVRPKAFSYALSRRNNLKSYVGGVFIVKATNGKKIAQTIVCEAQSPGIQLLPPPLDQERCGANSIQVEEQFIP